The following proteins come from a genomic window of Taeniopygia guttata chromosome 25, bTaeGut7.mat, whole genome shotgun sequence:
- the LOC140680605 gene encoding coiled-coil domain-containing protein 180-like isoform X3 — MFADAMPFLMSNQQKCVGTTPISDFTKKPQSDRQSTTFPEAWGNVGASSAEEVRGLPDVVATVPGYRILISSLAVPEETGSSTWKNLAERRQKHHDRAVMGMQRELGCIGREMAASVLNLQELLQLQVMKSDEKSKLLFEKVASDMALEAFSFEGLEELWNMIHEESSNRRKCIRAMDASLKETERSRAMKITEVLTKYTVKLEEISFFLAADVHKLINNKAMNINRALLGNERATAKLLFNLMKSELEKEKLHQLKWQERVKDWKLIQKNCVIQSFREFMASEEVQNPPAVEMENMIKEQIVLGEQRLRVSQHIGALLPPTHTKSDLNEWYRTLENLNTSIDTHSAEFVEKLRVQYELVQGKCQEKVQTCKMTLLDKNICTVEDVEIVHSNMLQMTEKLKHRFEEELEHMDSDFKEMAKWHEQHCRGLYSCVQEAMGLWDVHLLKLSQQEDVLEEKVDKYRLEQDDIIQVMKDDLDTILEKMKMASCEEELKEYLENALSSLDQIRASDLQFDRNETFKQIVMNEVMAYPKAILWELISYSISISQHFNVKEIFKQNLQDTIDSTVQDQNNTSTVQTGLEARTSQPRAEQDDHLCQLVPEDGDSCQKSAGEKKLTEKQVILAQEIEETEEEEDEESMPHKSEENEHAEQGLSITQVSEQENKFEGEGSLVQIKEK, encoded by the exons ATGTTTGCTGATGCCATGCCATTTCTGATGAGTAATCAGCAGAAATGTGTTGGAACAACACCCATCAGTGACTTCACAAAAAAGCCACAGTCAGACAG acAATCTACAACTTTTCCAGAGGCATGGGGAAACGTAGGTGCAAGTTCAGCTGAGGAAGTCAGAGGCCTGCCCGATGTAGTTG CAACAGTTCCAGGCTATAGAATCCTCATTTCTTCCTTGGCAGTTCCTGAGGAAACAGGCAGCAGTACATGGAAGAACCTGGCAGAACGGCGGCAAAAGCATCACGATAGAGCAGTGATGGGAATGCAGCGGGAGCTGGGCTGCATTGGCAGG GAGATGGCAGCCTCTGTTTTGAATCTTCAAGAACTCCTTCAGCTTCAAGTGATGAAATCAGATGAAAAGAGTAAACTTCTGTTTGAAAAGGTTGCATCTGACATGGCTTTGGAAGCCTTCTCATTTGAA GGTTTGGAAGAACTCTGGAATATGATACACGAGGAGTCCTCAAACAGAAGGAAGTGTATCAGGGCAATGGATGCATCCCTAAAGGAGACTGAAAGGAGTCGAGCCATGAAA ATAACAGAGGTACTGACCAAGTATACAGTGAAACTGGAGGAAATTTCCTTCTTCTTGGCAGCTGATGTTCACAAGCTCATAAACAATAAGGCAATG aaTATAAACAGAGCATTGCTGGGTAATGAGAGGGCAACTGCCAAGCTGCTCTTTAATCTAATGAAATCGGagcttgagaaagaaaaattgcatcAACTGAAGTGGCAAGAGAGAGTCAAGGACTGGAAGCTCATCCAAAAGAACTGTGTTATTCAGAGCTTCAG AGAATTTATGGCAAGTGAAGAAGTACAGAATCCCCCAGCtgtggaaatggaaaatatgattAAGGAGCAAATTGTACTTGGTGAACAGAGACTGAGGGTTTCGCAGCATATTGG TGCCTTGCTGCCTCCAACACATACAAAATCTGACTTAAATGAATGGTACAGAACTCTGGAGAATTTAAACACAAGTATAG ACACCCATAGTGCAGAGTTTGTGGAGAAATTGCGTGTCCAGTATGAGCTGGTGCAGGGCAAATGTCAGGAAAAAGTGCAGACCTGCAAG ATGACCCTGTTGGATAAGAACATTTGCACAGTAGAAGATGTTGAAATTGTACATTCCAACATGCTTCAGATGACTGAGAAACTAAAACACAGGTTTGAAGAAGAACTGGAGCACATGGAT aGCGATTTTAAGGAGATGGCTAAATGGCATGAGCAGCATTGTCGAGGCTTGTACAGCTGTGTTCAGGAGGCCATGGGTCTGTGGGATGTCCATCTACTCAAACTGTCACAGCAGGAAGATGTACTTGAGGAAAAAGTAGATAAATACAGATTGGAACAGGATGACATAATACAG GTGATGAAAGATGATCTGGATacaattttggaaaaaatgaaaatggcaaGCTGTGAAGAAGAGCTGAAGGAATATTTGGAGAATGCCCTTTCTTCTCTAGATCAAATTAGAGCTAG TGATCTTCAATTTGACAGGAATGAAACATTCAAGCAGATTGTAATGAATGAAGTAATGGCTTATCCAAAAGCTATTTTGTGGGAGTTGATTTCTTATAGTATATCCATCAGCCAGCATTTTAATGTGAAGGAAATCTTCAAAcag aaCTTGCAAGACACAATAGACTCCACAGTTCAAGATCAAAATAATACCTCAACAGTCCAAACAG GGCTCGAGGCAAGGacatcccagcccagagcagagcaggacgaTCACctctgtcagctggtgccagaAGATGGGGACAGTTGTCAAAAatcagctggagaaaaaaagctaACAGAGAAACAGGTGATCTTGGCACAGGAAATTGAagaaacagaggaagaagaagatgagGAGAGTATGCCTcataaaagtgaagaaaatgagCATGCAGAACAGGGACTAAGCATTACACAGGTAAGTGAGCAAGAGAATAAATTTGAAGGTGAAGGCAGTCTTGTCCAAATTAAGGAGAAATAG
- the LOC140680605 gene encoding coiled-coil domain-containing protein 180-like isoform X5, with protein MFTERKAVNRSSRPRHSEMFADAMPFLMSNQQKCVGTTPISDFTKKPQSDRQSTTFPEAWGNVGASSAEEVRGLPDVVATVPGYRILISSLAVPEETGSSTWKNLAERRQKHHDRAVMGMQRELGCIGRGLEELWNMIHEESSNRRKCIRAMDASLKETERSRAMKITEVLTKYTVKLEEISFFLAADVHKLINNKAMNINRALLGNERATAKLLFNLMKSELEKEKLHQLKWQERVKDWKLIQKNCVIQSFREFMASEEVQNPPAVEMENMIKEQIVLGEQRLRVSQHIGALLPPTHTKSDLNEWYRTLENLNTSIDTHSAEFVEKLRVQYELVQGKCQEKVQTCKMTLLDKNICTVEDVEIVHSNMLQMTEKLKHRFEEELEHMDSDFKEMAKWHEQHCRGLYSCVQEAMGLWDVHLLKLSQQEDVLEEKVDKYRLEQDDIIQVMKDDLDTILEKMKMASCEEELKEYLENALSSLDQIRASDLQFDRNETFKQIVMNEVMAYPKAILWELISYSISISQHFNVKEIFKQNLQDTIDSTVQDQNNTSTVQTGLEARTSQPRAEQDDHLCQLVPEDGDSCQKSAGEKKLTEKQVILAQEIEETEEEEDEESMPHKSEENEHAEQGLSITQVSEQENKFEGEGSLVQIKEK; from the exons ATGTTCACAGAGAGGAAGGCTGTAAACAGATCTTCAAGgccaag GCATTCAGAAATGTTTGCTGATGCCATGCCATTTCTGATGAGTAATCAGCAGAAATGTGTTGGAACAACACCCATCAGTGACTTCACAAAAAAGCCACAGTCAGACAG acAATCTACAACTTTTCCAGAGGCATGGGGAAACGTAGGTGCAAGTTCAGCTGAGGAAGTCAGAGGCCTGCCCGATGTAGTTG CAACAGTTCCAGGCTATAGAATCCTCATTTCTTCCTTGGCAGTTCCTGAGGAAACAGGCAGCAGTACATGGAAGAACCTGGCAGAACGGCGGCAAAAGCATCACGATAGAGCAGTGATGGGAATGCAGCGGGAGCTGGGCTGCATTGGCAGG GGTTTGGAAGAACTCTGGAATATGATACACGAGGAGTCCTCAAACAGAAGGAAGTGTATCAGGGCAATGGATGCATCCCTAAAGGAGACTGAAAGGAGTCGAGCCATGAAA ATAACAGAGGTACTGACCAAGTATACAGTGAAACTGGAGGAAATTTCCTTCTTCTTGGCAGCTGATGTTCACAAGCTCATAAACAATAAGGCAATG aaTATAAACAGAGCATTGCTGGGTAATGAGAGGGCAACTGCCAAGCTGCTCTTTAATCTAATGAAATCGGagcttgagaaagaaaaattgcatcAACTGAAGTGGCAAGAGAGAGTCAAGGACTGGAAGCTCATCCAAAAGAACTGTGTTATTCAGAGCTTCAG AGAATTTATGGCAAGTGAAGAAGTACAGAATCCCCCAGCtgtggaaatggaaaatatgattAAGGAGCAAATTGTACTTGGTGAACAGAGACTGAGGGTTTCGCAGCATATTGG TGCCTTGCTGCCTCCAACACATACAAAATCTGACTTAAATGAATGGTACAGAACTCTGGAGAATTTAAACACAAGTATAG ACACCCATAGTGCAGAGTTTGTGGAGAAATTGCGTGTCCAGTATGAGCTGGTGCAGGGCAAATGTCAGGAAAAAGTGCAGACCTGCAAG ATGACCCTGTTGGATAAGAACATTTGCACAGTAGAAGATGTTGAAATTGTACATTCCAACATGCTTCAGATGACTGAGAAACTAAAACACAGGTTTGAAGAAGAACTGGAGCACATGGAT aGCGATTTTAAGGAGATGGCTAAATGGCATGAGCAGCATTGTCGAGGCTTGTACAGCTGTGTTCAGGAGGCCATGGGTCTGTGGGATGTCCATCTACTCAAACTGTCACAGCAGGAAGATGTACTTGAGGAAAAAGTAGATAAATACAGATTGGAACAGGATGACATAATACAG GTGATGAAAGATGATCTGGATacaattttggaaaaaatgaaaatggcaaGCTGTGAAGAAGAGCTGAAGGAATATTTGGAGAATGCCCTTTCTTCTCTAGATCAAATTAGAGCTAG TGATCTTCAATTTGACAGGAATGAAACATTCAAGCAGATTGTAATGAATGAAGTAATGGCTTATCCAAAAGCTATTTTGTGGGAGTTGATTTCTTATAGTATATCCATCAGCCAGCATTTTAATGTGAAGGAAATCTTCAAAcag aaCTTGCAAGACACAATAGACTCCACAGTTCAAGATCAAAATAATACCTCAACAGTCCAAACAG GGCTCGAGGCAAGGacatcccagcccagagcagagcaggacgaTCACctctgtcagctggtgccagaAGATGGGGACAGTTGTCAAAAatcagctggagaaaaaaagctaACAGAGAAACAGGTGATCTTGGCACAGGAAATTGAagaaacagaggaagaagaagatgagGAGAGTATGCCTcataaaagtgaagaaaatgagCATGCAGAACAGGGACTAAGCATTACACAGGTAAGTGAGCAAGAGAATAAATTTGAAGGTGAAGGCAGTCTTGTCCAAATTAAGGAGAAATAG
- the LOC140680605 gene encoding coiled-coil domain-containing protein 180-like isoform X1 — MFTERKAVNRSSRPRHSEMFADAMPFLMSNQQKCVGTTPISDFTKKPQSDRQSTTFPEAWGNVGASSAEEVRGLPDVVATVPGYRILISSLAVPEETGSSTWKNLAERRQKHHDRAVMGMQRELGCIGREMAASVLNLQELLQLQVMKSDEKSKLLFEKVASDMALEAFSFEGLEELWNMIHEESSNRRKCIRAMDASLKETERSRAMKITEVLTKYTVKLEEISFFLAADVHKLINNKAMNINRALLGNERATAKLLFNLMKSELEKEKLHQLKWQERVKDWKLIQKNCVIQSFREFMASEEVQNPPAVEMENMIKEQIVLGEQRLRVSQHIGALLPPTHTKSDLNEWYRTLENLNTSIDTHSAEFVEKLRVQYELVQGKCQEKVQTCKMTLLDKNICTVEDVEIVHSNMLQMTEKLKHRFEEELEHMDSDFKEMAKWHEQHCRGLYSCVQEAMGLWDVHLLKLSQQEDVLEEKVDKYRLEQDDIIQVMKDDLDTILEKMKMASCEEELKEYLENALSSLDQIRASDLQFDRNETFKQIVMNEVMAYPKAILWELISYSISISQHFNVKEIFKQNLQDTIDSTVQDQNNTSTVQTGLEARTSQPRAEQDDHLCQLVPEDGDSCQKSAGEKKLTEKQVILAQEIEETEEEEDEESMPHKSEENEHAEQGLSITQVSEQENKFEGEGSLVQIKEK; from the exons ATGTTCACAGAGAGGAAGGCTGTAAACAGATCTTCAAGgccaag GCATTCAGAAATGTTTGCTGATGCCATGCCATTTCTGATGAGTAATCAGCAGAAATGTGTTGGAACAACACCCATCAGTGACTTCACAAAAAAGCCACAGTCAGACAG acAATCTACAACTTTTCCAGAGGCATGGGGAAACGTAGGTGCAAGTTCAGCTGAGGAAGTCAGAGGCCTGCCCGATGTAGTTG CAACAGTTCCAGGCTATAGAATCCTCATTTCTTCCTTGGCAGTTCCTGAGGAAACAGGCAGCAGTACATGGAAGAACCTGGCAGAACGGCGGCAAAAGCATCACGATAGAGCAGTGATGGGAATGCAGCGGGAGCTGGGCTGCATTGGCAGG GAGATGGCAGCCTCTGTTTTGAATCTTCAAGAACTCCTTCAGCTTCAAGTGATGAAATCAGATGAAAAGAGTAAACTTCTGTTTGAAAAGGTTGCATCTGACATGGCTTTGGAAGCCTTCTCATTTGAA GGTTTGGAAGAACTCTGGAATATGATACACGAGGAGTCCTCAAACAGAAGGAAGTGTATCAGGGCAATGGATGCATCCCTAAAGGAGACTGAAAGGAGTCGAGCCATGAAA ATAACAGAGGTACTGACCAAGTATACAGTGAAACTGGAGGAAATTTCCTTCTTCTTGGCAGCTGATGTTCACAAGCTCATAAACAATAAGGCAATG aaTATAAACAGAGCATTGCTGGGTAATGAGAGGGCAACTGCCAAGCTGCTCTTTAATCTAATGAAATCGGagcttgagaaagaaaaattgcatcAACTGAAGTGGCAAGAGAGAGTCAAGGACTGGAAGCTCATCCAAAAGAACTGTGTTATTCAGAGCTTCAG AGAATTTATGGCAAGTGAAGAAGTACAGAATCCCCCAGCtgtggaaatggaaaatatgattAAGGAGCAAATTGTACTTGGTGAACAGAGACTGAGGGTTTCGCAGCATATTGG TGCCTTGCTGCCTCCAACACATACAAAATCTGACTTAAATGAATGGTACAGAACTCTGGAGAATTTAAACACAAGTATAG ACACCCATAGTGCAGAGTTTGTGGAGAAATTGCGTGTCCAGTATGAGCTGGTGCAGGGCAAATGTCAGGAAAAAGTGCAGACCTGCAAG ATGACCCTGTTGGATAAGAACATTTGCACAGTAGAAGATGTTGAAATTGTACATTCCAACATGCTTCAGATGACTGAGAAACTAAAACACAGGTTTGAAGAAGAACTGGAGCACATGGAT aGCGATTTTAAGGAGATGGCTAAATGGCATGAGCAGCATTGTCGAGGCTTGTACAGCTGTGTTCAGGAGGCCATGGGTCTGTGGGATGTCCATCTACTCAAACTGTCACAGCAGGAAGATGTACTTGAGGAAAAAGTAGATAAATACAGATTGGAACAGGATGACATAATACAG GTGATGAAAGATGATCTGGATacaattttggaaaaaatgaaaatggcaaGCTGTGAAGAAGAGCTGAAGGAATATTTGGAGAATGCCCTTTCTTCTCTAGATCAAATTAGAGCTAG TGATCTTCAATTTGACAGGAATGAAACATTCAAGCAGATTGTAATGAATGAAGTAATGGCTTATCCAAAAGCTATTTTGTGGGAGTTGATTTCTTATAGTATATCCATCAGCCAGCATTTTAATGTGAAGGAAATCTTCAAAcag aaCTTGCAAGACACAATAGACTCCACAGTTCAAGATCAAAATAATACCTCAACAGTCCAAACAG GGCTCGAGGCAAGGacatcccagcccagagcagagcaggacgaTCACctctgtcagctggtgccagaAGATGGGGACAGTTGTCAAAAatcagctggagaaaaaaagctaACAGAGAAACAGGTGATCTTGGCACAGGAAATTGAagaaacagaggaagaagaagatgagGAGAGTATGCCTcataaaagtgaagaaaatgagCATGCAGAACAGGGACTAAGCATTACACAGGTAAGTGAGCAAGAGAATAAATTTGAAGGTGAAGGCAGTCTTGTCCAAATTAAGGAGAAATAG
- the LOC140680605 gene encoding coiled-coil domain-containing protein 180-like isoform X4: MFTERKAVNRSSRPRQSTTFPEAWGNVGASSAEEVRGLPDVVATVPGYRILISSLAVPEETGSSTWKNLAERRQKHHDRAVMGMQRELGCIGREMAASVLNLQELLQLQVMKSDEKSKLLFEKVASDMALEAFSFEGLEELWNMIHEESSNRRKCIRAMDASLKETERSRAMKITEVLTKYTVKLEEISFFLAADVHKLINNKAMNINRALLGNERATAKLLFNLMKSELEKEKLHQLKWQERVKDWKLIQKNCVIQSFREFMASEEVQNPPAVEMENMIKEQIVLGEQRLRVSQHIGALLPPTHTKSDLNEWYRTLENLNTSIDTHSAEFVEKLRVQYELVQGKCQEKVQTCKMTLLDKNICTVEDVEIVHSNMLQMTEKLKHRFEEELEHMDSDFKEMAKWHEQHCRGLYSCVQEAMGLWDVHLLKLSQQEDVLEEKVDKYRLEQDDIIQVMKDDLDTILEKMKMASCEEELKEYLENALSSLDQIRASDLQFDRNETFKQIVMNEVMAYPKAILWELISYSISISQHFNVKEIFKQNLQDTIDSTVQDQNNTSTVQTGLEARTSQPRAEQDDHLCQLVPEDGDSCQKSAGEKKLTEKQVILAQEIEETEEEEDEESMPHKSEENEHAEQGLSITQVSEQENKFEGEGSLVQIKEK; encoded by the exons ATGTTCACAGAGAGGAAGGCTGTAAACAGATCTTCAAGgccaag acAATCTACAACTTTTCCAGAGGCATGGGGAAACGTAGGTGCAAGTTCAGCTGAGGAAGTCAGAGGCCTGCCCGATGTAGTTG CAACAGTTCCAGGCTATAGAATCCTCATTTCTTCCTTGGCAGTTCCTGAGGAAACAGGCAGCAGTACATGGAAGAACCTGGCAGAACGGCGGCAAAAGCATCACGATAGAGCAGTGATGGGAATGCAGCGGGAGCTGGGCTGCATTGGCAGG GAGATGGCAGCCTCTGTTTTGAATCTTCAAGAACTCCTTCAGCTTCAAGTGATGAAATCAGATGAAAAGAGTAAACTTCTGTTTGAAAAGGTTGCATCTGACATGGCTTTGGAAGCCTTCTCATTTGAA GGTTTGGAAGAACTCTGGAATATGATACACGAGGAGTCCTCAAACAGAAGGAAGTGTATCAGGGCAATGGATGCATCCCTAAAGGAGACTGAAAGGAGTCGAGCCATGAAA ATAACAGAGGTACTGACCAAGTATACAGTGAAACTGGAGGAAATTTCCTTCTTCTTGGCAGCTGATGTTCACAAGCTCATAAACAATAAGGCAATG aaTATAAACAGAGCATTGCTGGGTAATGAGAGGGCAACTGCCAAGCTGCTCTTTAATCTAATGAAATCGGagcttgagaaagaaaaattgcatcAACTGAAGTGGCAAGAGAGAGTCAAGGACTGGAAGCTCATCCAAAAGAACTGTGTTATTCAGAGCTTCAG AGAATTTATGGCAAGTGAAGAAGTACAGAATCCCCCAGCtgtggaaatggaaaatatgattAAGGAGCAAATTGTACTTGGTGAACAGAGACTGAGGGTTTCGCAGCATATTGG TGCCTTGCTGCCTCCAACACATACAAAATCTGACTTAAATGAATGGTACAGAACTCTGGAGAATTTAAACACAAGTATAG ACACCCATAGTGCAGAGTTTGTGGAGAAATTGCGTGTCCAGTATGAGCTGGTGCAGGGCAAATGTCAGGAAAAAGTGCAGACCTGCAAG ATGACCCTGTTGGATAAGAACATTTGCACAGTAGAAGATGTTGAAATTGTACATTCCAACATGCTTCAGATGACTGAGAAACTAAAACACAGGTTTGAAGAAGAACTGGAGCACATGGAT aGCGATTTTAAGGAGATGGCTAAATGGCATGAGCAGCATTGTCGAGGCTTGTACAGCTGTGTTCAGGAGGCCATGGGTCTGTGGGATGTCCATCTACTCAAACTGTCACAGCAGGAAGATGTACTTGAGGAAAAAGTAGATAAATACAGATTGGAACAGGATGACATAATACAG GTGATGAAAGATGATCTGGATacaattttggaaaaaatgaaaatggcaaGCTGTGAAGAAGAGCTGAAGGAATATTTGGAGAATGCCCTTTCTTCTCTAGATCAAATTAGAGCTAG TGATCTTCAATTTGACAGGAATGAAACATTCAAGCAGATTGTAATGAATGAAGTAATGGCTTATCCAAAAGCTATTTTGTGGGAGTTGATTTCTTATAGTATATCCATCAGCCAGCATTTTAATGTGAAGGAAATCTTCAAAcag aaCTTGCAAGACACAATAGACTCCACAGTTCAAGATCAAAATAATACCTCAACAGTCCAAACAG GGCTCGAGGCAAGGacatcccagcccagagcagagcaggacgaTCACctctgtcagctggtgccagaAGATGGGGACAGTTGTCAAAAatcagctggagaaaaaaagctaACAGAGAAACAGGTGATCTTGGCACAGGAAATTGAagaaacagaggaagaagaagatgagGAGAGTATGCCTcataaaagtgaagaaaatgagCATGCAGAACAGGGACTAAGCATTACACAGGTAAGTGAGCAAGAGAATAAATTTGAAGGTGAAGGCAGTCTTGTCCAAATTAAGGAGAAATAG
- the LOC140680605 gene encoding coiled-coil domain-containing protein 180-like isoform X6 translates to MGMQRELGCIGREMAASVLNLQELLQLQVMKSDEKSKLLFEKVASDMALEAFSFEGLEELWNMIHEESSNRRKCIRAMDASLKETERSRAMKITEVLTKYTVKLEEISFFLAADVHKLINNKAMNINRALLGNERATAKLLFNLMKSELEKEKLHQLKWQERVKDWKLIQKNCVIQSFREFMASEEVQNPPAVEMENMIKEQIVLGEQRLRVSQHIGALLPPTHTKSDLNEWYRTLENLNTSIDTHSAEFVEKLRVQYELVQGKCQEKVQTCKMTLLDKNICTVEDVEIVHSNMLQMTEKLKHRFEEELEHMDSDFKEMAKWHEQHCRGLYSCVQEAMGLWDVHLLKLSQQEDVLEEKVDKYRLEQDDIIQVMKDDLDTILEKMKMASCEEELKEYLENALSSLDQIRASDLQFDRNETFKQIVMNEVMAYPKAILWELISYSISISQHFNVKEIFKQNLQDTIDSTVQDQNNTSTVQTGLEARTSQPRAEQDDHLCQLVPEDGDSCQKSAGEKKLTEKQVILAQEIEETEEEEDEESMPHKSEENEHAEQGLSITQVSEQENKFEGEGSLVQIKEK, encoded by the exons ATGGGAATGCAGCGGGAGCTGGGCTGCATTGGCAGG GAGATGGCAGCCTCTGTTTTGAATCTTCAAGAACTCCTTCAGCTTCAAGTGATGAAATCAGATGAAAAGAGTAAACTTCTGTTTGAAAAGGTTGCATCTGACATGGCTTTGGAAGCCTTCTCATTTGAA GGTTTGGAAGAACTCTGGAATATGATACACGAGGAGTCCTCAAACAGAAGGAAGTGTATCAGGGCAATGGATGCATCCCTAAAGGAGACTGAAAGGAGTCGAGCCATGAAA ATAACAGAGGTACTGACCAAGTATACAGTGAAACTGGAGGAAATTTCCTTCTTCTTGGCAGCTGATGTTCACAAGCTCATAAACAATAAGGCAATG aaTATAAACAGAGCATTGCTGGGTAATGAGAGGGCAACTGCCAAGCTGCTCTTTAATCTAATGAAATCGGagcttgagaaagaaaaattgcatcAACTGAAGTGGCAAGAGAGAGTCAAGGACTGGAAGCTCATCCAAAAGAACTGTGTTATTCAGAGCTTCAG AGAATTTATGGCAAGTGAAGAAGTACAGAATCCCCCAGCtgtggaaatggaaaatatgattAAGGAGCAAATTGTACTTGGTGAACAGAGACTGAGGGTTTCGCAGCATATTGG TGCCTTGCTGCCTCCAACACATACAAAATCTGACTTAAATGAATGGTACAGAACTCTGGAGAATTTAAACACAAGTATAG ACACCCATAGTGCAGAGTTTGTGGAGAAATTGCGTGTCCAGTATGAGCTGGTGCAGGGCAAATGTCAGGAAAAAGTGCAGACCTGCAAG ATGACCCTGTTGGATAAGAACATTTGCACAGTAGAAGATGTTGAAATTGTACATTCCAACATGCTTCAGATGACTGAGAAACTAAAACACAGGTTTGAAGAAGAACTGGAGCACATGGAT aGCGATTTTAAGGAGATGGCTAAATGGCATGAGCAGCATTGTCGAGGCTTGTACAGCTGTGTTCAGGAGGCCATGGGTCTGTGGGATGTCCATCTACTCAAACTGTCACAGCAGGAAGATGTACTTGAGGAAAAAGTAGATAAATACAGATTGGAACAGGATGACATAATACAG GTGATGAAAGATGATCTGGATacaattttggaaaaaatgaaaatggcaaGCTGTGAAGAAGAGCTGAAGGAATATTTGGAGAATGCCCTTTCTTCTCTAGATCAAATTAGAGCTAG TGATCTTCAATTTGACAGGAATGAAACATTCAAGCAGATTGTAATGAATGAAGTAATGGCTTATCCAAAAGCTATTTTGTGGGAGTTGATTTCTTATAGTATATCCATCAGCCAGCATTTTAATGTGAAGGAAATCTTCAAAcag aaCTTGCAAGACACAATAGACTCCACAGTTCAAGATCAAAATAATACCTCAACAGTCCAAACAG GGCTCGAGGCAAGGacatcccagcccagagcagagcaggacgaTCACctctgtcagctggtgccagaAGATGGGGACAGTTGTCAAAAatcagctggagaaaaaaagctaACAGAGAAACAGGTGATCTTGGCACAGGAAATTGAagaaacagaggaagaagaagatgagGAGAGTATGCCTcataaaagtgaagaaaatgagCATGCAGAACAGGGACTAAGCATTACACAGGTAAGTGAGCAAGAGAATAAATTTGAAGGTGAAGGCAGTCTTGTCCAAATTAAGGAGAAATAG